Genomic window (Lycium barbarum isolate Lr01 chromosome 2, ASM1917538v2, whole genome shotgun sequence):
AAGTATTTAGTTCTTATAGCGACGTCAAAATAATAAACAGTAATAATTATATTTTCAgtcaaatatttatatatatttattgaaTTTCTTAATACATATACAAGATTTGAAGCTACTGAATTCACGTGAATTATATCCTCTTGATTGTTGGATTGTTTCCTTGGGGAAGAAATTAAATTCACTCACTAGTCGATATATTAGGCAAAAAAAATCAGAAGAAAAAATAAGAAAAGTAATTGGGTCACGAAAGGGAATTTGTTAAGAAGGAACCTAACCCAAAAGGGAAGTTTATGGTTTTAATCGCGCAAATAAAAATACTTAGAAGCGCATAGCTATAAACTtttatagagcctgtttggatgggcttatgcctataagctgcaaacagcttataagctaaaaaaaataagttggggtagtctaactttttttttttttggcttgtaagctgttttcagcttataagctgctttagataagctaagtcaaatgggcccaattatttttttgagcttattttaagcacaaaatgactttaagctggccagccaaacactcaaaaaagctgaaaacagcttataagccaaaaaaaagcaacttataagccaatccaaacgggctcatagtcaTCGCAAATGTATACTCAACGAACAACAAGTGCATACCATGTGTATAATAAGCCTATAATGAAATTGCACATTTTTCCTTCAAATGGGCTTGTCTTTGAATTTTGCTCTTTAGCAATCGAATTTATGTCTAACGGggcataacttgtggatattataatacgaaaatataaatttataccctGCTAAAAGGTTATTTGTTATGGGGGACAAAATTAAataccagcacaaaataggggccTAAGTGCCAATGACCCTATAATAATCGTATAGTCTATGTTTACGGTATACACTAATTATATTGGCTTAAATTTAACAAAAACTAAAAATTAGAGTTGTTTTTCAAGTGGGCCACTTTGATCTGCTCAGTGGTGTAAGAATCCCAAGCCCAAAACTGATTGCTACTCAAGGTCCGTCCAAACGCTcaagggcaatttgcaggattggccttcgctggggatggtctttaatttttatccctcaaaatggtggtctttaaattttttccTTCAGGCAGAAATTACATGGCATAGGCAGAAATTCTACCTTCTGCCtgaaggcagaatttgcatggttAGAAATTCTGCTTATGCGgtccaaattctgccttaaggtagaatttcgctagacagatttgcaaaattcttctttgcgatttttttttttttttactgaattggggttcgaacccacaacctcgggtGTTAGGCGAGGGTAAAacttaaagatcaccaatttgaaggacaaaaattaaagaccaccccaaatgaagaacaatccgcgcaaaaaaaaaaaaagtgttagaCACCGATTAAAGCCCAGCCCTGGAATCGAGCATCTAAGTGACTGAGCTCAGCCCGTTATGACCTTTGAAAGGGCCACCAGGCCCAGCCCATTAGAATTTGTTATCCCGGACAAAAGGGCTGTAGTGACAAAAGCaaggggtcatttgcacttttatccctcttttgtgctggtctttaatttttgtgatTCAAAATTTATGCTAGGCATCATAATATTCACTAGTTATGCAATTTCTTTTAAAAAGTTTATGCCCGACTAGGCATAAATTCTATTTTGAttggtaaaaattaaagaccagttcatttgaaggacaaaccgtgcaGTTACTTCCTGAAAAAGAGATTTGCAACTAGATTTGGGCATGTCAACATGTCAGATTTTGCAGAATTGTACGGCCCAACTTAACGTCATTCGTCACCACTCTCGTTCTATCCTTTTCCTTCAATAATTTTCTTTTACTTCTTTTGTTGCTTATAAACAAGATAAGGATTCAATTTAAAGCAGGCACATATATATTTACaatgaaaaatattattttaaaacatCAGTGTACTTTGATGTTATTGCAATTTTTTCCAATGTACTAATCTACACACGGCAAGAAAAAATgtatttggcaacaattttttttttattgctatagattgattattattgtaaaaaataattttgacaataaaaaaaaatattttgttgcatgaacttttcctAATGGCTATTATTGCAACAACAttcaataacttttttttttatgtcaaaagtactttttacaacaataatcaatactatgacaacaaaattaaattctttagcaacaaaaaaatcatttgtcaacaataaaactaagttgttgtcaaatataaaaaaaatttattgcgatttctatactttcttgtagtgacatACTATAACAAATTATTTGCAATTGTCTTTTAAATCACCTGATATTGCTACAATTCTTCATGTTAACTAAAAATCACAAAAGAgtagttttccttttttttcccaCACTAACATCAGTTGACTACTTACGATGTATACATGCCATTTTAAAGGATTTGGGTGCATAAAATCCATAATAATTACTTCTACTTGAATTGTATGCATAATTTTATGAGCCCGACACTTTTCTaaaccaaaaataaatttttggaatcaaactaacccattaaaaaaaaaaaaacctaagtaGGCTTTACACACAGATTATGTGcgtaaaaggaccaaagtgtacatttatACTTcagtcctttcacgcacagattttgtgccTGAAGTGCCTTCCCTCCCAAACCCCAACCTtcattctttggaaatcaaactcagttaagtttttttccatactttgaccgaaAATTAGtgacgtttcaaaacaccgggatacaaatattttatatagaacttaatattttttttcgtGTACAATAATTTCGACTCATtatatcaagtatacatatacatttagatcGTCGTTTTAGAGGTTGTAAAGGGTTTcgaagtaagtttgaaaacttgttatacatatacatttagatcGTCGTTATAGGGTTCTAATTAATTATggacgtcgcacgagttattattaatcgacaataaatactaaaataactaattatcattaaaaaaaataacacccaaaaatatatataatattaacataaaatatacattttatttacaaatatacAATCTCCTAAGGCCTAAGGATCCTCCTAACCCCACCACCCTCACTATCATCAGGATCCTCTCTCCTCCTCTTAATAACATGATGATTTATGGCATGATCatcctttcttcccttcttcaGGTCCGAGGTGAAATTATGCTTCCTTTGGGAGATGGCAGCGGTCTCCACCTGAGTAGCCTCAGTAGATGACTCAATCGGAGGAGACTGGACCACAGGAGCAGAacaatgaacctgaaataacatataaacaatttaatttagatttatcataaaataaacatgaaataacatataaacaattatttaataaattatttatttGTAAAAAAACAAATTTGTGTGTCAACGGCCTCCTGAGGCTGGTCAGAGGGCTCCTTAGCTGGCTCTTCAACGGTCTCCTGAGCGCTACCCGAAGCTGTAGCTGGAGGTGGAGACGGGTCAATCTGAACGGGCggagacgggtccacaggcgcagaagaatgaacctataatacatgtaaataatttagtttagataataaaataattaattaatacattattttattataaaaaaataaacctgtgtgtcgacgggctcctgagatggcaTGTGGGAGGGCTCCTGAGCGGCCCGCGGAGCCGGAGATGCAGATAGTGCCGTAGGCCCGGCTGTAGAACGAAGAAAGTAGTCATCGAAAATAATATCCAAGTCCTCATCTCCGCCTCCCATATGTATATCACCAACTACACCTGTGGAAATGATGAACAAGGATCATAATGTGGGACCATCTCTGGCGTATATCCAGGTCTTTGTGAAGTCGACGACCTGGAAGAAGAAGTCGACGGGATATTTGTAGCCGACGGAGCCTGACGGGCTATAtcgtcaggctcatctactagaccTCTGCCAACCCGACCACCTCTGCCAGCCCGACCACCTCTATCAGCCCGCCCACCTCTATCAGTCCTACCACCCTCAGGAACACCCTATGGTATATCCTCATCGACACGATGCCACTCCTGTGCCTGTGTCATACCAGTGTTGGTAAGATGAATTATCCATGCTTCATATGCCGCTATCCCGGGGTCGGTGGACTCCCTAAGGGGAATGCTCTCATGGCGTTTTATCAGAGTCATCCGTAGCTGCATATATTTGGaaattttaagaattgaataaattcgtaaagtaatacataataaGACGACGATTGAAGAAACTTACCAGCGCCTCATACGCTCCTGACAGTGATGCATATCCTCGGCCATCAAGAAGCGGCGTCGAGGGGTTGGCGATCAAGGTCCGATTGATATGTATGTATCACGTCATGTACTCATGAAtcggagtgtcatgtccgaccgcCGCTAGAGTCGTCATCCTCGCGTTCCATGCATCGACTTCCTGGTGCATACGCGCCTGCCATGCCGCACTGTCGATCGAACGCTCGTCCCTGGTGTAGTGGGTGTGCTCCTAATGTGTAGCCGCGAGTATGTTCTGCACATGTCCAAACTGCCGTAATACGTGGTCAGGTGCGTGATGCTCAACGATGTCCATATGGATCAATAGACACTGTGCAGTCCACATGTGCTCACCAACCCAACAAAACGTTGGTAGCTGACCCAAAATATGATCACACGACATCCATATGAAAGCCTATAAAAGGAttcaactagttaacaataaaagactaacaaaaataacaaactaatgttaaacaaaaaaaacttacctcgggcgccgtcatgctgtcttactgatccctaaacgggagaatgACATGATGCGTCTCCAAACCTCTGGTACGACCTCGCGACCATCTCCGTGCGTATGGCATATCCTCAGCAACATAGTCATCGGGAGGGCGAGCagctatgggctgaaaaggtctcaacctagtctaCACCCATATTTGTCATAgtcatcaaaaaaattatttatcagtCGACGTttcgaaaaaatatatttagtgttttatctacacacacttaaatatattacctgaagaagaGGGCTTAATTCAGCGACCTCAAGCCTCTCGCCCATGGAGGCTCGATCAAATCATTTGTATATGTAAGCCAGGACAGCggcgccccaactataacatcccaACTGGTCTAGGTCCTCAATAAAGAGCAGATACCTAATACTCATATCCGCACCCGACGTGTTCGGGAACATTATGCCCCCGAATATGATAAAAAGTAATAAGCGAGCTcgtcggtcaacatcagcctgaggcgtcACCTCGCCAATCGGATGTTGCAGATCTACGAGGCGCAGGTGAGCATGGAGGGAGGACCGCAACAACCGACTCCGTCCACGCATATCCCTCTGCAGAGGCTCGAAACCAGTGAGCCTAGCCAACTCTTGGCGATACGGCAACATCTCCGGAGGCTCCACTCTATACAATGCCTGTCCTTCAATCTGTAGACCATAAATCACCTCGACATCCTGCTAGGTGATGGTAGCCTCgccagtgcggagatgaaatgtacgGGTCTTCGATCGCTAGCGCTCAATCATGACCGTCACTAAAGCCCTATCGTGCACAAGCTGACCAACTTCGATGCACCAGTAGATAtcgccccgacgtagtatatctatGACATGGGGATGTGGGGGAATAACCTCTAGAATATCCCATACTGACTTCCCCGCACGGCTACGGACCACTCTACTAGAGGATACCGGTGCATCCCATACATACTGGGACCTATGCTCATGCTGTAGATAAAGTACCTCTCTGTTGTCGAAGGGTCCCGGCTCCATGGTGGTGTCCTATCTATTTtaggcattttaaattaatcattaatacatgaagtaaggattaaagtggtttattttttacgcattttaaattaatcattatttttttaattaatctctaataTGTAGTATTAGTTATGTGATCCTTTACCGAAAAATTATAAAAAGgattgaatcctaaactaaggattttcaatttctaattagcaaataaataaattaacaattaaagatataaagattaataattaacaaattaaaaaattaacaattagctagcaaacaatttgcatataattaataaataaacaattaactaactaatcaaataataaaaaattaattagcatataataattaaataaacaattaactaactaatcaaataattaacaaattattaacaaataaacaattgtcttaacaaaaactaaataaataattagctagtctaacaattgaaataactaatctaacaattatcaaatactaaataagcaactaataaacaattaacaaattaacaacaactaaacaaataaaaaaaaattaaaaatgaaaaaacggGCTGAAAATAGCCCTTTTGCGCACAAAAAAAAGTGCGTAATTTTTTTTGTCCATATTCACACAATATTAATgttaggttaataaataaacaattaacaacaaatgaacaaaaaaaaatgaaaaaggggCTGAAAACAGCCCTTTTGCGCACAAAAAAAGTgcgtaaaagtattttttttgtcTCACATTCCCACAATAGTAATGCTTAGGTTAATAATGTAATAGAAAAatcgtagtgaaatacctagattgaagctttgattttgagtttttgaattgaattatatgTCGCTTTATTGCTGTTGACagccaattttgtcccgcctttcttccaaaatattttgcgcttctaatatttttgataaCTTAAGAAATagttatttatactttactacaattattagcttttgTTAATATCATCGTTTTCATTATCCTACTATAGTCATTAactattatcatttttattaccgttattactattactattatcattattattattattattattattattattattattattgttattattattattattgttattattattattattattattattattattattattattattattattattattattattattattattattatgattactaTTGCAATCGCCATGATCGCTTTTAACATCTTACGCATTGCATTCATTTTATACAATTAGACGATAGCATTCACTTACTTTTAAAACTTTATAAATATCATCGCACAACGATTTCGATATCATATAGTTAGCACGCGTTAATATATAGTTAACTAAAGAGTGTCTTTCATCTTAATTTAGGAGCTCAAATAAATATAAGGAAGAACGCATTTTAAATCCGAGATAGAAGATTTCATGTAGCCCAATtcatacaaaaaaataaaaattgatccTTGACTGGGCCACTTAAAAGCCCAAGACAGCAACCCCAAATCAACCCACAAATGTTTTTCAGACCAGCCCATTGTCACCAGCCCATCACCGTTTAAACCGACCCGGCccatatctctttatctcatcGTCTAAACCTAAAACGAACCTGGCGGCGCCTCTTCTCTTCTCCCTCTCTATCTCTTCAAAACGGAAATGGCAAAGTCACAGAAGTCTTTCGCTCCCGCAGACCATGCACGGTTGATTCGGGAAAGAGGAATTAATGCTTCGTACCTCCTCCATCAGGGTTCAACGTCTAAGAGGTGAACTTTTCCCTCTTTTCTGTTTTGAATCTGAAATCCTTTAATGAGTTTTGTCCATTTGCTAGTTTGAATAATCGTTTGCGATTGGCTGTTCAACATTGGAGggatttttccctccatttctactCGCCTCTCACTAAAACGAGGAGGAAATTTAGGGTTTtcggggttctatataaagaacccccacCCCCAGTGTCGAGACATCTTTTTGGGACATACTGAAATTcttgattaaaaattttaaaacttaGTCTTATTTTAATTAGAAGTCCAGTTTCCAGTGGAACTTCCATCGAGTCTAAATTTTAGCTTtaaattctcttcttcttttttcgttGTGGTTGAGTGTGTCGAGGATCTTGGAAGCGAATTCTCAGTTCCATTCGGGACAAAGACTGCACTCGAAAAGATCCGAGCATCGTTCGCGTTCGAGCGTAGATCGGAGATTCAAAGCCCCACTTtgctgcacccgaaaaaggttCGTAATTCCCCTTTCCATTCATTTAGCATTTCCTTTTAGTTTTaagctatatgtatgtatatgtgtttatgtGCTAGTTTAGTTAGTTAAATATGTTTTCCTGTATTAGTTTGGTTTAATAGTTAAGCCTGTTTTATATGTTAGTTTTTAGCTTAGATTATTTAGTCCTGTATATTAGCTTAGCTTAGTCCTATTCGATTAAATATGTCTTATGTGTTGTCATAGCCTAATCTATTTCAGTTAAGCATGATTTAGTTATTAGTTTAGCTTATTTTAGTTAAACATGCCTTATGAGGTATTTTGGGCTAGTCTGTCTATGCTAAGTATGTATTATATATTGGTTTGGCTCTATGTTAATCATGATTTATATGTTGTCTTGCTAGAATTAATTAGTTAGTGAGATTTAGATGTTGTTTATTTTGAAGTTGGCTGCAAAGTATATATTAGTCCACATCCTACGTGTTACCTGCTTAAGTATTGTCTGTTATTGAATCTGTTGGTCCCTTACTGTGATAGATGTAATGTTGTGGTTTGATCAAATGAGCTGGTAATAATATGAATGGTTAAAATGTGTTAGTATCAAGTGTCCAATCTGTTCGTGCATAAGGTCATAGCTTGTTAAAGCTGATCATGTCATAGTTTCTGTGCCTTTGTCATTTCCTTCTGATTAAATGGGAGTTGACGCCATATGTCTCCATACTGTGTATTAAAGATCCTGTTTTAGCCTTGCTTGTTATCTAAATGGGAGCCTAGATAATCTTGGAGTTAAGCTTGGAGTCATTTTGACCTATGGTGTCTAAAATAATGAACTGGTTTTCTCAATGATATGTAATGGGAACCAAAATGTTGTTTTATCTCAAAATGTGCTGCTGACCTTAGAGTGAGACCTCTATGTTTACTAGACACAAAAATAGCACTTTCTGAGATTGAAATATCACATAACTTGAGTAATTAAAGTGATCAAGACTTTGCATGCTCCCTTAAATGACTTTGTCTAGACTGTATGGCCTGTGCTATTAACTTGCTGATTGTTGTAATGTCTAAATATCTCATAATATGTTCCTTTAAAATGGGTAAAGGCATCTAAATTTAGTTCTGCtcttttaaaatcttttttttagaCTCTGTGATCCCTTTCTGAACCTGATTTGAAGGAGTGTGTACTCTTGATATGAATATGTGTTCCTCCTCAGTTGCTGAGAATGTGTGCAAGttccctttttcttcttcttctcccccTTCAAAATTGATTTATCTTAACAAGTGGACTAGGACTTggtagataaaaaaaaaaatgctgctCCTATTTGATTGTGCAGTTCTTAGCAGCTTGAATCATAGTATTCCTAATTGACTGGATTAGTTTATCATTTACTTCACCCTAAAACAGGTCTAAGCTGCAAATGTGCATAATGAGTCTTCTTTTCCAATCGTTCCCATTATATGCACTGTGTGTTTCTTCCAGGAAACTGTTTTTGGAGTCGAAGTATTGCTCTTCAACTTGTTTCCCTTTTAGCAGtatctgcccccccccccccccctaattaGATTGACTTACTCTTTCACCTAGAATGATGGTCAGTTCTAATTGCGTTTTTTTAAAGGCAAATCTCTTTCAAAATCCAGTCTGCTCGTGCCCTGTTTCGTATTTGATGATTGAGTCAAATGTCTTCGTTCTAATATAATTTCCTAAGTCTGTCTAGTTGGTTATCATCCCAGAAATGCTGCACGGTCTTTTTCTTACTACAAACTGGCCATGAATGGCATTTTTTTTATCATTGTTGAATGAAGTTACCGTGTTTATAAAATAGCAACAATCTTTGTCCCATTCATAGACTAATATGGTTTTGATTGAAATGAATTGACTCTCTCCTTTAAGTTTAGTTTAAAAGGGGTAATGTTTTTGCTAGCTCTTGTTTATGAAGTATTACGTATGGACATTTACTTTAGAGTCTTGTTAAGTTCAAAACACCTGTGTATATCATGTATGCTGCCTGGTTTTCCTTTGTACATTACCCATCCTCTTTGATTCTGTTCGACTAAATCGAAATGGAAGTCCAAAGGTTAAAGGTCTTGATGTGCTTTCTTGATTGTTTTCCACTATGTGTGACTGATCTTTGATCCTAAAATTTCTTCTAAAAAAGTAAGTGGCTGCCTGGGTAAATTTGAGAGACAATTCAAACTGTTTCTGTTTGGTTGAAGTACATAGCTTACGGTTTATAAACTGAAATCTGTTTCACTCCATTAATATGCTATAGGAAATTTCATGAATGTTGTGTTGCGATTTTGTGCCTGTTTAAATTcttatatgtttgtgcattgcaaGTATACTGTGTTTGATTATGTTTATGTGTGTATATCTAGAGTATGCTTTAGTTAGtacatttatggggagattagttggtcattatggattaagcttgagcCCTCCCCGGtattagccatgcctgggattcatggaaatcccttggaacttgtgcaacatcgggaagacgggggcaaaagctttccaatactaACCTTCTAAacatccttacgaatgtgtatatacgaagtatactcaaatatacataatgtatacataaGTCACTTGTTTGTCTTGAATATTAAAACTGCTCTGTTATGTTGGTTGTCGATCATAAAATCTTGTATATTATAAAATCATGTCGCTGctctaattctttttttttcttttgcatgacatccAGAGTTGCGAAGAGTCTCAAATAAGACTCGATCTCGCCGCTAGATCAAAGCACTTCATCGCTCCACTCTGTGTCTCGAGTTCTCCCTAAACTCGTCCAAAATAAATTCCAGTGACGATCGAGATGAAATCTTTCTATTCGGGTCTCTCCTTCTCCCCTTTGAAAACAATCTGGGCAGAAGCAATAGGAAGAGGGGAGAAGACGAGAATGGTTGCTGCGCTTTTAAGCATATCATATACTTGCTTAGTATTTTGTGTTCTTATGTGTGATTATTTGACTACTTTAGAACACCTAATTTAGTGGGGCTAATTGGGATGCTATTTCGGTATAATAACGAAAATATTTCGGTTCATTTATGACTCTAAGAGAACTTATAATCGGATAAGCTAATTGGGACCTTATTTCGATATAATAATGGAaatattttaattcatttcacGAAGTATTTTAGCGCATCTTTGAAAGAAAAAATAAGTTTTCAATGTTTCGAAGCCTTAATTTTCGCCAAGTGCCTAATTTAACCAAGAAAAGAGTCTGCTTATAaagttatttttcaaatttaCATTAGCTATTTATCTATCTTGTCTGGTCACTCAATATATTTCTAAGCCGTTAAAATCAATTGATACCTAGCCATTGAGTTATTTCGAATGTTTATAAAAACGTTGCATGATCCCACACTTTCTTTAGTTTAACTTATAACTAAAATATTTTCTACAAATtactattttatttaatttaaatagcattcttatattttccatttgtaatcttgataatatttacaagctattttcttaaatatttaaaatgcTATATTTGTATTTCTCtagtcttaattaattaacctaagtttggccggttaaTCGTATTTAagcggatcttaaaggatgccttaccccttccctttaggataactaagaacccttacctagaatcattaagTTAAGTAGACTATTAATCGGAGTTAACTTTTAGCActtacttagttaaaataggtgtcctaattcaccgttaaaataattaggttgCGACTCCTTAAATTtaataattaggaatcaccaatatgttatactccgctttgacccgattaaatgggggtataacagcttggcgactccgctgggaaatttaggttcttaaccatagcAAACCTAGGTTAATTAAGTTATTGTgctcttatgtgttttttttaagAATTTTATGTGATATTTTGTTATTTGCTTTAATTATTTCTTTTATGTGAATTCTTGCGAAGAAACTTATTCCTAGACTTCAATATACCACTTTTGGgttggaaatcaacaagaaaacgaTGTTTTTGGTCGCGTGGGACCTCGAAAAGGGACCTTTAATGGATGATTTTCGtgattttcgtttttttttttgaatagggGGACCAGTAGGGAAGAAGGAGGGGCCGATATATTCGACTTCTTTTACGCACAAATTCTGTGAGTAAAAGGACTGaagtgtaaatgtacactttggtccttttacgCACATAATCTGTGTGTAAAGCCTATTTACGttcttttttttaatgggttattttggttccaaaaatttatttttgggttacaaaaatCTTGGGCCCTTAT
Coding sequences:
- the LOC132629066 gene encoding protein MAIN-LIKE 2-like, which produces MEPGPFDNREVLYLQHEHRSQYVWDAPVSSSRVVRSRAGKSVWDILEVIPPHPHVIDILRRGDIYWCIEVGQLVHDRALVTIEGQALYRVEPPEMLPYRQELARLTGFEPLQRDMRGRSRLLRSSLHAHLRLVDLQHPIGEVTPQADVDRRARLLLFIIFGGIMFPNTSGADMSIRYLLFIEDLDQLGCYSWGAAVLAYIYK